In the genome of Ignavibacteriales bacterium, one region contains:
- the ftsY gene encoding signal recognition particle-docking protein FtsY yields MSIFNSAFSKLKSGLDKTRKKIVVAINEAVTGKAVVDEDTLDRIEEILITSDIGFDTATGIIDKARERLKKEKDRSIHDFIESVKSELAGILIPENVNQNNQTLKYQPRPYVILIVGVNGAGKTTTVGKLAYNFKNEGLKVIIGAADTFRAAANEQLLIWAERAGVEIVNKEQGADPSSVTFETIQRAIKESYDIVLIDTAGRLHTKSNLMEELNKINRVLTRALPTAPNETLLVIDGNTGQNAITQSEEFAKATGITGLIITKLDGTAKGGVIFQISKNKKVPVKYVGVGEGIDDLQKFDGKLFVDALFNGAKE; encoded by the coding sequence ATGAGCATTTTTAATTCAGCATTTAGCAAGCTAAAGTCAGGACTCGATAAGACCAGGAAGAAAATTGTCGTCGCAATAAATGAAGCTGTAACAGGAAAGGCTGTTGTTGATGAAGATACATTGGATAGAATCGAAGAAATTCTAATAACTTCGGATATAGGATTTGATACGGCGACAGGTATAATTGATAAGGCTCGGGAGCGATTAAAAAAAGAAAAGGACAGATCAATTCATGATTTTATAGAATCAGTTAAGAGTGAACTTGCTGGAATTCTAATACCAGAAAATGTTAACCAAAATAATCAAACTCTAAAGTATCAGCCTCGTCCTTATGTCATACTTATTGTGGGTGTTAACGGAGCAGGGAAGACAACTACGGTTGGTAAATTAGCATACAACTTTAAGAATGAGGGATTAAAAGTAATAATAGGAGCTGCAGATACATTTAGAGCCGCAGCCAATGAACAGTTACTGATATGGGCTGAGCGGGCTGGAGTGGAAATTGTTAACAAAGAACAAGGCGCTGACCCTTCTTCAGTAACTTTCGAAACCATACAAAGAGCTATTAAGGAATCTTATGATATCGTTTTGATTGACACTGCCGGCAGGCTCCATACCAAGTCAAACCTTATGGAAGAATTAAATAAAATAAATAGAGTACTCACTAGAGCATTACCTACTGCTCCCAATGAAACCTTGCTTGTTATCGATGGTAATACTGGACAAAACGCTATTACACAATCTGAAGAATTTGCTAAAGCTACTGGTATAACTGGACTAATAATCACAAAACTTGATGGCACAGCTAAAGGCGGTGTCATTTTTCAAATTTCAAAAAATAAAAAAGTGCCGGTTAAGTATGTTGGTGTTGGCGAAGGCATCGATGATCTTCAAAAGTTTGACGGAAAACTTTTTGTTGATGCGTTGTTCAATGGAGCTAAGGAATAA